The Salinispora tropica CNB-440 genome has a window encoding:
- a CDS encoding FAD-binding oxidoreductase: MEATRRNVLRVLAVGAGVAGAAAISPSALAAYGNGAALREPTLERSPHPDPGRLTGRLVFPDDTDYDDARLGWNRQFNPYPLVIVFCQDAQDVINAITWCRRHDVAFRARGGRHALEGWSAVDGGVIIDVSDMQDVEMDTHARQATVQTGATQDQVVEVLGEQGFAIPTGAEVGVGVAGVTLGGGIGQLSRSLGVTSDSLMSLDIVVPEGEQGARLVRADETQHADLLWASRGGGGGNFGIATSYTYRIHRVSDVVVYQITWDDWRYVGELFRIWQGIAPFADDGFGSVFNPKTRADGHIYCNGIYRGSEYQLREILRPLVSVGNPQVVMDTTSYLDAWNQLAGTTDPPRKTHIPSSWVYDLLPKRGIDTVVRFLAELPDLGGEVWCLNWGGAVDRIATDATAFFHRSPKYYMEWSGNWENDEEQKTVLSWTEQFRQALLPYVKGSYVNVPDSSIGDWATAYYGDNYARLREIKTKYDPYEFFQYEQSIRPY, translated from the coding sequence ATGGAAGCCACTCGACGAAATGTCCTACGGGTTCTGGCGGTAGGTGCGGGAGTCGCCGGCGCTGCCGCCATCTCGCCCTCCGCTCTGGCGGCCTACGGTAACGGTGCTGCCCTACGCGAACCGACGCTGGAGCGAAGTCCGCATCCGGACCCGGGAAGGCTGACCGGGCGGTTGGTGTTCCCCGACGATACCGACTACGACGACGCGCGGCTCGGGTGGAATCGGCAGTTCAACCCGTACCCCCTGGTCATCGTCTTCTGCCAGGACGCCCAGGACGTGATCAATGCGATCACCTGGTGTCGTCGACACGATGTGGCTTTCCGCGCTCGAGGTGGTCGGCACGCCCTGGAGGGATGGTCGGCGGTGGATGGCGGCGTCATTATCGACGTCAGTGACATGCAGGACGTTGAGATGGACACGCACGCGCGTCAGGCGACAGTGCAGACCGGAGCAACCCAGGACCAGGTCGTCGAGGTGTTGGGGGAGCAGGGCTTCGCCATTCCCACCGGAGCCGAGGTCGGCGTCGGTGTGGCGGGGGTCACGTTGGGTGGCGGGATCGGCCAGCTCAGCCGGAGTCTTGGGGTGACCAGCGACAGTCTGATGAGTCTCGATATTGTCGTTCCCGAGGGAGAACAGGGCGCCCGCCTCGTCCGCGCGGACGAAACGCAGCACGCTGATCTGCTGTGGGCCTCGCGCGGCGGCGGTGGCGGCAACTTCGGCATCGCGACCAGCTACACGTACCGTATCCATCGGGTGTCGGACGTCGTGGTGTATCAGATCACCTGGGATGATTGGCGGTACGTCGGGGAGCTGTTCCGGATATGGCAGGGAATTGCGCCTTTCGCGGATGATGGATTCGGGTCGGTTTTCAACCCGAAGACCCGGGCGGACGGCCACATTTACTGCAACGGTATCTATCGTGGCTCGGAGTATCAGCTGCGAGAGATACTTCGGCCGCTGGTGAGCGTCGGTAACCCGCAGGTCGTCATGGATACGACGTCCTACCTGGACGCCTGGAACCAGCTCGCCGGAACCACGGACCCGCCACGGAAGACCCATATCCCCTCGTCCTGGGTGTATGACCTGCTCCCGAAGCGGGGGATCGACACGGTCGTTCGGTTTCTGGCCGAACTACCCGACCTCGGTGGCGAGGTCTGGTGCTTGAACTGGGGCGGTGCGGTGGACCGGATAGCGACCGACGCCACCGCATTCTTTCACCGGAGCCCGAAGTACTACATGGAGTGGAGCGGAAACTGGGAGAACGACGAGGAACAGAAGACGGTCCTGTCCTGGACGGAGCAGTTCCGTCAGGCTCTTCTGCCCTACGTCAAAGGCTCCTATGTCAACGTCCCGGACAGCAGTATCGGCGACTGGGCCACCGCGTATTACGGCGACAACTACGCCCGGCTGCGTGAAATCAAGACCAAGTACGACCCGTATGAGTTTTTCCAGTACGAGCAGAGTATCCGGCCGTACTGA